TGGCGGTTTAATTTTAACACCGCTTGGACACTTGGGACTACTATGAGTATTGGCTATGAAAACAAAAGATTATTTTTGATGACAGAAGGTTGACGCTTAAAAAACGAAACCAGCATGtttcatttttaaagaaaaggacATCACATGGAACCGTAGGTGGAAACAAAGTGACGAGGGTTGTATCAAATGTCATTTGATTTGATAGAATTCCTTTTTATCAAAAAGATATTTAAAAGTTTTGAGTTAAGCCGCTGACAATCTTCCTTTGGCTGGGATCAATAGATATTTTAAAAGTACTCGGAGCCGAACAGTAGATATATTTTGGGATGATGGAATtgtcaattcataatcatcaaACTCACTAGGTTTGGTGAACAGAGTGTTGAACTGTTCTGTGGGGATGGTAACAACACTGGCAGCTTTCAAAATACAAAGACGGAGATAAAGTCGTAACTGTTCATTTATTAGCCAAAAATATATACTTTCTTGTACAATTTCGTTCACACGTatgtacattttttttgtttgcagtATATACAAAACATCTCGAACACCAGGTGATAACTAATTCTCACTGgacttacaaaaaaaaactgggttCACTTTTATCTCACAAATGCAACTAATTGATACACGCCTTGTCGGCGCGTAATACATTACCGGTTTAGTTTAGTACACATACATGCTTACAGGTTAAACTATACAGGGAAAAAATATTTTTACATACCATTTAACAAGAAAATGGTTACAAAATaaagtttctttttttaaaaaaaaatgccataaTTGACTATGCGGATGAGAGCGCCGACAAAACCATGGCTGCATCGAGTTGATTCTGGGGTCTGAAACGAATAAAATGATTGTGGATCAGTGTTTGATTCTTTCCCAACATAACGTTTGACATCCACATTTTGTATAAGATGTTGTGTGGTTTTCAGTTTTAAATGTAGGTCAACTACGGTGAGGAGTACACAAAAACCTACACGCCTGTTACTGCAAAGACCTCCAGGCTGGTGTAAAATGGTGGGAAGATACGGACAAAAACGAAACATGTTTCTTACCGTCTCGGAACTGGTTGGAAAGCTGTCTTTACTATTTTTTTCTCTACTTCCAAGGCACTGCTTCGATCTGTAAATAATAACGAGTTCTGATAATTGGTATTGTTCGCCTTTATGGAGGTCACTTTTACTTAGATTCAGACGCTGAAATTCAACTTTGCATGGAATCGTTACCAATTAGACCAGTTAAAGGATAAAGTGATATCAATGCAATACAGGGTAAGTGTTATCTTATTACACCGGTCCCTTTTTTCCCATCTAATACTTACTGGAAAAAGTTATTATAATCAAATTATAAATTATATTTTCAACTGGTGCTGAAGATCAGTTtataataaatgcaattttgaCCATCAAAAAATCATTATCCCATTACTTTGATTGCACCTTTGAGTAGCTCTACCTTGGATTTGGTTACAATGGGGTAGCGTTTCTTTTCGCGATCAGGATGTGAAAATCTCTCAGGATCGATTGAAAAAGATGAAGAAGTGGGCTTTGTGTAGAAATTAACCAGCAAATATAATTAATTCGCAATCGTTGGGATACCTTTGGAGCTCATCGCTGAGTTAATCATTCCTTTTAACTTTGaactttattgttttttttaggaAAAAAAGGCCCAACTGTTAAGGCTGCTAATTCGGCATTATTCAAATgttatttttttatatatataatggAGTCCCTTTGCAAATTGTGTAAGGTGTTCTCAGAGTCTGGTTGGAGCATGTTTCATAGGATTTGAGTTCAATGTACCTGTTACCGTGGGTTCTGCAGACTGCGCCCGCTCCTCGCCTCCCCTGACTGTACAAAATGCGGGGACGCCGGCAGTCGGAGCAGCTTGGCCTGTACTAAGTCCGAGGAAATGATTAGAATTAATTAAAGCCAGCGGGTGGTGAGAATACGTTCGGTTTGTCCAGTTCTGAAATTTGCCTATGGGGCAGGCGAAAAGTCTGTGCTGGCCCAGGAGAGAggaggcggcggcggcggcggcggcagcagcagcagggcCCGCGGGAGGGTTACTGATCTGGGGAGACTTGCGAGGATTGTCCGGCGTGGTGGCCGTCTCAGCCAGAGACCAGATCTTCGGTTTCTGGTTGACCGACAGGCTGCTGTCGGGCGCGGGCGAGCCGGGGCTTTTCCTCTCGCTGCTGTTTTTGGTGGGATCGCCGCTGGCCTGCCCGGGGATCGGCGGAGACAGCTCTCCCGGTTTGTCTTCACCCACCCGGCTGTCTTCCACCACCGATTTCAGGAAGCCGGCCTCCGGGCCGTTCAAGTCGTCGAAAGTGTCCGAGATTTCCGAGTCACTTCTGGCGTCCAGTTTGAAGTCTGGGTCTTGCCCGTCTTCGTCCTCCTTGCTCTCGATATTCTCCGTGTCAATATTCTCCAAATCGATCTCCTCGTCCTCCTCCTTTTTCTCCCCTTCCAGGTCTGGCTCGCTCCCATACGAGTTGCCCTCCTCGTCCGTCCTGTTCCTCGGGGTCCAAGTCATTTTGTTCTCCTTCTTCAGCCTCCGCCTGGCGTTGGCGAACCACGTCGACACTTGAGTCAGGGTCATTTTGGTGATAATGGCCAGCATGATCTTCTCTCCTTTGGTGGGGTACGGGTTTTTGCGGTGCTCGTTCAgccaagctttcaaagtgctggtACTTTCCCTGGTGGCGTTCTTCGGCCTGGACGGGTCCCCGAACTGGTATTGGCCGTAAGGGTAATAGGCGGCGTGGTGGTGTGGGAATGCGGGGTGCTGTACTCCCGGATTCTCCTTCAATTCATACTGGGCACTCTAAACAggaaagggggtgggggatgtgggggggggtgggggtgggggggaagcagAGGAAGAGCGAAAGTGCTGGTTTAGAACCCAAAATAAGATCAGGAATGGTTTCAAATACATTCTAAAGTCACAAAACGCCCGTGTTAAGGTGAATAGAAAGTAAGTTGGGCCAGAGGAAAGTTTGTGGAGTTAAACCACGCAAGAAGCCGAGCAAAAAAAATGGGGCttccatccccctcaccccccccccccacccacacacacatatggtttaaaaaaaagcaccccCAAATCCACAAGTGAAATTGACAAGGTAGCAGCAGTGAAACTGACAAACGCGACGCAGAAACTGACGGGAAAGTTTTTCGGGAGAAAAGTCAGCAGGGAAAAGAAAAGCGgttgaaataaattatttatttcctttttaatgttttttttccctccccaAAAAAACCTCTTGTCCCACACTGTTCCTGGCCCCCGCGTGCTGCTTTGTTCATCGcttgcaaactttttttttgagaggggctggtggtggtggagtttgATGGAAGTTGTATCGAAATGATTTACCGGCGATCagggggactgggagagagagagagcaaactgaCGTAAATGTTCTTACCAGTTGAGGAAACAAGGGCAGATCGGCGGCATAAGGCAAGAAGGCGCCGTATCCTTGAGCGGCGTAAGGGGA
Above is a window of Hemiscyllium ocellatum isolate sHemOce1 chromosome 17, sHemOce1.pat.X.cur, whole genome shotgun sequence DNA encoding:
- the irx3a gene encoding iroquois-class homeodomain protein IRX-3a — its product is MSFPQLGYQYIAAARPLYPDRQGLTSSRAGSDLTASGAASTVLTMYGSPYAAQGYGAFLPYAADLPLFPQLSAQYELKENPGVQHPAFPHHHAAYYPYGQYQFGDPSRPKNATRESTSTLKAWLNEHRKNPYPTKGEKIMLAIITKMTLTQVSTWFANARRRLKKENKMTWTPRNRTDEEGNSYGSEPDLEGEKKEEDEEIDLENIDTENIESKEDEDGQDPDFKLDARSDSEISDTFDDLNGPEAGFLKSVVEDSRVGEDKPGELSPPIPGQASGDPTKNSSERKSPGSPAPDSSLSVNQKPKIWSLAETATTPDNPRKSPQISNPPAGPAAAAAAAAAASSLLGQHRLFACPIGKFQNWTNRTYSHHPLALINSNHFLGLSTGQAAPTAGVPAFCTVRGGEERAQSAEPTVTDRSSALEVEKKIVKTAFQPVPRRPQNQLDAAMVLSALSSA